The genomic window AAGCCAGTGGCGATCCCGCGGATCGCCTGACGCCATCTCCTCGTACCGTCGAAGCTTGGCCGCAATATACTTGAATCCGGTCAGCGTCTCCACGCAGCGGACCCCAGAAGCCTCGGCGATCGCGCGGAGCAGGTCGGTCGTCACGAAGGTCTTGAGCAGGACCGGGGTTCCAGAGATCCGGTCCTTTCCGCTTCGATGGACGGTTCGCTCGCACCGGTGATAGGCGAGCAAGGCCGCGATCTGATTCCCAGTCAGGATGCGCCACCCGGCGGCGGGATCGAAGGTGGCGGCACCCAGACGATCGGCGTCGGGATCGGTGCCCAGAACAAGATTGGCTCCCTCCGCTTCCGCTTGCCGGATCGCCTGTGCGAGCGACCGGGGATCCTCGGGATTCGCCGAGGAGACGCCGGGAAATCGCCCATCCGGTGATTCCTGGCCGATCGCAAGGGAGCAGGCAATCCCTTGGCGGGCGAGGAGAGCGGGAACCGCGTGGACCCCGACCCCGTGCAAAGGGGTATAGACGATCCGGATCGACCGCCGGGCGCTCTCGATCGCATCTGGCTCCAGAATCGTCGATTCGATCGCCTCGAAGTAGGCCTGGTCGCAATCGGCCCCGAGATGGCAAAGAGTTCCGGGTGCTTCTCCTTCTGGCACTGGGCTAGCGAAGGAGATCGCCTCGATGGAGCGGCTCACGGCTTCGGCCGCCTCAGCCGTGATCTGGCTGCCGTCGGAGAGGTAGACCTTGAGTCCATTGTCCCAGGGCGGGTTGTGACTCGCGGTCACCATGATGCCGGCGTCGGCGGCGAGCCGACGGATCGCAAAGGAGAGCTCCGGGGTGGGGCGCTCCACGGGAAAGAGCCAGATTTGGAAGCCGAGCTTTCGGAGGGTCTCGGCGCAGACATCGGCAAAAGCGGCCGAGAAGAGCCGCGTGTCCCGAGCGATCACGACGGAAAGCGGCCGTCTGGCCGACGCACGCCGCAAGTACTCTGCGAACCCGAGCACGGTCCGGCGGACCGTCCTCTCGTTGAGCATCGCGCTTCCCACCGCCGGGAAGCGCGGGGGATCCGCAGGATCGGCGCCCCCTCGCTCCGCCGCCGTGGGAACGCGGCCGATCGTCCGGCTGCGAATGCCGCCAGTTCCAAAAAACAGGCCTCTCCCGAACCGGTGCTCAATCTCCTCCCATCGCGCATCGGCGAGCAATTCGGCAATGCTTCCCGCCTCGACAAAGGAGAGATCGGGAAGGGCGAGAAAGTCGGAAAGAAGTGCTGCGGTACGCGGCGCAAGGTTGTCCTGCGCCCGTTCGGGCAGCCGGAAGGAGGCGGGAGAATGAGACGTTTCGAGCGGCCGCACGCAAGGGACACCCTACTGAGCGGGAGAGCGGCTGACAAGAGACCGGGAGGAAGAACTTGCGCCGCATCGGTCGTGCCTGCCCCAGCAGCGAGCGAGCATCAAGCTCGACCGGAAGGCCGCATTCCCTGTTTTCCCGGGGTGAACGCATCCTGCCGTGAGAAAACAATTGGCCAAGCGCAACCTTTCTGATTATTTTACCCGAAAAAGAAAAAGCGATGCTCGATCAGGAGAAGAAACAAGCAATCATCACCGGGTTTCGTCGTCATGACGGCGACACGGGATCGGCAACCGTACAGGTGGCCCTCCTTTCCCAAAGAATCCAGCAACTCACCGATCACCTCCGACAGAACCAGAAGGATCATAGCTCGAGGCGCGGACTATTGCGGATGGTGAGTCGTCGGCGCAAGCTGCTGGATTACTTGAATCGGACGGAGCCTGTCAGCTACCGCGACCTGATTGGTCGGTTGTCGTTGCGCAAGTAGCCGTTGCTACTGGAGCAGCGGAGCCCTGTATTTTTGGGCTTCCACGTATCGCAGAGAAGAAAGGACTAGGAATGGAACTTCCAGTACGCGTATCGGTCGCTTGTGGCGAATCACCGATCACATTACAAACCGGGGAATTGGCCAAGCTCGCGGACGGCGCCGCCGTGGTCAGTTGTGGAGAGACCGTGGTCTTGGCGACCGTGGTCTCCACAAAATCAGTCAAGCCGGAGCAGGATTTCCTGCCCCTCCAGGTGGAATATCGGGAGCGGGCGGCCGCCGCAGGTCGGATTCCGGGAGGGTATTTTCGACGGGAGGGGCGTCCGACCGAGAAGGAGATTCTGACCGCGCGGATGATCGACCGACCGCTGCGGCCTCTCTTTCCCAAAGGATATTTTTACGAAACACAGGTCATCATCGCCCTGCTGTCGGCAGATGCACAAAACGACCCGGATATCCTGGCCATCAATGCTGCATCCCTTTCCTTGATGGTATCGGACATTCCTTTTGCCGGTCCTGTCGGTGCGGTTCGCCTGGGCCGACTGGAGGGGAAATGGGTGATCAATCCCACCCACCGGGATCGCGAGTTCAGCGATCTCGATCTGGTCTACGTGGGAACGGAGACCGAGGCGCTCATGATCGAAGGGAGTGCCCGGGAGCTGCCGGAGGCTGACTTCCAGCGTGCGCTCGAGGTGGCGCAAGAGGCCATCGAGGGCTTGATCCAGGGGCAGAAGGAGATCGCGGCCAAGGTTGGCCGGCCAAAGAGGAGTTATTCTGCTTATCTGGCAGACCCCCAGATCGTCGCATTCTCCGCCGAGCAGATGGGCAGCCGGCTGGAGGAAGCCCTCTATCTCCCGCAGAAGCAGGACCGGGAGAACGCACTGGATCGACTGAACGCCGAACTGGCCGAGAAGATCCGCGAGCGTTTCCCGACGGCTTCGGACGCCGACATCGCCAGGGCGTTCACGAAGCTCCAGGTGCAGATGTTCCGCCACCGGGTCCTGGAAGAAGGGAAACGGTGCGACGGGAGGAGATTTGACGAGGTGAGGCCTCTATCGGCTCGGACGGGGATCCTTCCGCGGGTTCACGGAACGGCCCTCTTCTCGCGCGGAGAGACCCAGGCGCTCTGCATGGCGACCCTGGCCTCGCTGAGCGAGGCGCAGGAGATCGACGCCTACGGGGGTGGGGAGACGACCAAGCGATTCCTCCTTCATTACAACTTCCCGCCGTTCAGCGTCGGGGAGGTGGGGCGAATCGGAGGGCAGAGCCGACGGGAGATCGGCCATGGCGCGCTGGCCGAGCGTTCCATTTTGCAGGTCGTCCCACCGGAATCGAGCTTCCCCTATGCCATTCGGGTGAACTCGGAGGTTCTCGAGTCGAACGGGTCGACCTCCATGGCTTCGGTCTGCGGGGGCACGCTCTCCCTCATGG from Methylacidimicrobium sp. B4 includes these protein-coding regions:
- a CDS encoding polyribonucleotide nucleotidyltransferase, which produces MELPVRVSVACGESPITLQTGELAKLADGAAVVSCGETVVLATVVSTKSVKPEQDFLPLQVEYRERAAAAGRIPGGYFRREGRPTEKEILTARMIDRPLRPLFPKGYFYETQVIIALLSADAQNDPDILAINAASLSLMVSDIPFAGPVGAVRLGRLEGKWVINPTHRDREFSDLDLVYVGTETEALMIEGSARELPEADFQRALEVAQEAIEGLIQGQKEIAAKVGRPKRSYSAYLADPQIVAFSAEQMGSRLEEALYLPQKQDRENALDRLNAELAEKIRERFPTASDADIARAFTKLQVQMFRHRVLEEGKRCDGRRFDEVRPLSARTGILPRVHGTALFSRGETQALCMATLASLSEAQEIDAYGGGETTKRFLLHYNFPPFSVGEVGRIGGQSRREIGHGALAERSILQVVPPESSFPYAIRVNSEVLESNGSTSMASVCGGTLSLMDAGVPLKAPVAGISVGLVTEADDAGSIGRYVLLTDILGLEDHYGDMDFKLAGTEQGVTGFQLDLKLPGIPIRLLQEAIGRAAEARRQILAFMQQVLQAPRKELSKHAPRIDTLKIHPDKIGLLIGPGGKNIKRISAESGAELSVEDDGTVRIYSPDGNAMALAREMVEELVGELVVGGLYRGRVSGIKDFGCFVEIRGKGEGLVHISELAETPVRRVEEVVRMGEEVWIKCIGIDDRGRYKFSRKAALRDKRLEEEQPTAQ
- the rpsO gene encoding 30S ribosomal protein S15; this translates as MLDQEKKQAIITGFRRHDGDTGSATVQVALLSQRIQQLTDHLRQNQKDHSSRRGLLRMVSRRRKLLDYLNRTEPVSYRDLIGRLSLRK
- a CDS encoding phospho-sugar mutase encodes the protein MRPLETSHSPASFRLPERAQDNLAPRTAALLSDFLALPDLSFVEAGSIAELLADARWEEIEHRFGRGLFFGTGGIRSRTIGRVPTAAERGGADPADPPRFPAVGSAMLNERTVRRTVLGFAEYLRRASARRPLSVVIARDTRLFSAAFADVCAETLRKLGFQIWLFPVERPTPELSFAIRRLAADAGIMVTASHNPPWDNGLKVYLSDGSQITAEAAEAVSRSIEAISFASPVPEGEAPGTLCHLGADCDQAYFEAIESTILEPDAIESARRSIRIVYTPLHGVGVHAVPALLARQGIACSLAIGQESPDGRFPGVSSANPEDPRSLAQAIRQAEAEGANLVLGTDPDADRLGAATFDPAAGWRILTGNQIAALLAYHRCERTVHRSGKDRISGTPVLLKTFVTTDLLRAIAEASGVRCVETLTGFKYIAAKLRRYEEMASGDPRDRHWLVFGGEESHGSLATDRVREKDGNAAALQLVEVAGWAAREGKTLLGLLDSLYRRFGFFAERLETLTLESADGSEQRSRLLRSFRQSPPVGPDGVLPMDTEDFDRERHWDADGDLLPREAFLRFSFPGGERLAIRCSGTEPKMKFYLFHRAEAEDDLRAQEKRAEARLSSWWQTIEAEVESRRSR